In a genomic window of Dyadobacter fermentans DSM 18053:
- a CDS encoding arsenate reductase ArsC has protein sequence MKKVLVLCTGNSCRSQIAEGYLRHFAGDKAVVYSAGVETHGVNPKAVAIMAEDGIDTSNHTSNNLDEYGDIDFDFVLTVCDNAKERCPYFPTNAKQFHHNFPDPAKVTGTEEEVLEAFRAVREQIKTYSENFVKKNL, from the coding sequence ATGAAAAAAGTATTGGTGCTATGCACCGGTAACAGTTGCCGGAGCCAGATCGCAGAGGGGTATTTGAGGCATTTTGCCGGAGACAAGGCCGTCGTATACAGTGCCGGGGTAGAGACGCACGGCGTGAATCCCAAAGCGGTCGCGATCATGGCGGAGGATGGAATAGATACTTCCAATCATACGTCGAACAACCTGGATGAATACGGCGACATCGATTTTGATTTCGTGCTCACCGTTTGTGACAATGCCAAAGAGCGCTGCCCTTATTTCCCCACTAATGCAAAGCAATTCCACCACAACTTTCCTGATCCGGCAAAAGTAACGGGTACTGAGGAAGAGGTTCTAGAAGCGTTCCGGGCCGTTCGTGAGCAGATTAAAACTTACTCTGAAAACTTTGTTAAGAAAAATCTGTAA
- a CDS encoding GNAT family N-acetyltransferase, producing MTIRELLPSDWPAVRDIYAQGIATGQATLETSPPEWAVWDQSHVANLRYVAVSDHGEVAGWAALTPVSGRCVYTGVAEVSIYIAKAFRGQKIGDLLLKHLIIESEGKGYWTLQAGIFPENPASIRLHENNGFRIIGYREKIGKMKGAWRDVNLLERRSKIIGIN from the coding sequence ATGACGATCAGAGAACTGTTACCCAGCGATTGGCCTGCGGTCCGGGACATCTACGCTCAGGGAATTGCAACCGGTCAGGCAACGCTCGAAACGAGTCCGCCGGAATGGGCGGTGTGGGATCAGTCCCATGTGGCTAATCTCCGGTACGTTGCCGTTTCCGATCATGGCGAAGTGGCGGGCTGGGCTGCCCTGACACCGGTTTCAGGCCGCTGCGTCTATACCGGAGTGGCCGAAGTGAGCATTTATATAGCCAAAGCTTTCAGAGGGCAGAAAATAGGGGATCTGCTTTTGAAGCATTTAATCATCGAAAGCGAGGGCAAGGGGTACTGGACATTGCAGGCCGGTATTTTCCCGGAAAATCCGGCAAGTATCAGGCTTCATGAAAACAATGGTTTCCGCATCATCGGCTACCGTGAGAAAATCGGTAAAATGAAAGGGGCCTGGCGGGATGTCAATCTGTTGGAACGCAGAAGTAAAATCATAGGAATCAATTAA
- a CDS encoding TetR/AcrR family transcriptional regulator, with protein sequence MNDKNIKSGRVNQKLKTQKKILETAREMLVSNKDFSLDDVAAQMQISRATIYRYYANIDILCLDVAISMTNKDPEDFTEYVRGMTLSQSLLYVQDYFNNLVQEHENQFRKYLSLVLDKSVKGESAIAHRGGRRPRTLEIVMKPFQTELDDQTYINLKNVVTLLCGIEPLISNKDVSGLNNEQSNELLKWALEMILRGVEADMAEKTNPTL encoded by the coding sequence ATGAATGACAAAAATATAAAATCCGGCAGGGTCAACCAGAAGTTGAAGACTCAGAAGAAGATATTGGAAACGGCAAGAGAGATGTTAGTTTCCAATAAGGATTTCTCTCTCGACGACGTGGCTGCCCAGATGCAGATTTCCCGTGCAACCATCTATAGATACTACGCCAATATTGATATCCTGTGTCTGGATGTGGCTATATCGATGACCAATAAAGATCCAGAAGACTTCACCGAGTACGTCAGAGGAATGACCCTAAGCCAGTCGCTTCTGTATGTGCAGGATTATTTTAACAATTTGGTTCAGGAGCACGAGAATCAATTCCGCAAATACCTGAGCCTGGTGCTGGATAAATCAGTAAAGGGTGAGTCGGCGATAGCTCATCGCGGGGGCAGGCGCCCTAGAACTTTGGAGATCGTCATGAAACCTTTTCAAACTGAATTGGACGACCAGACTTACATTAATTTAAAAAACGTGGTGACCCTGCTCTGCGGAATTGAGCCTCTAATTTCCAATAAAGATGTCAGCGGATTGAATAATGAGCAGTCCAACGAATTGCTAAAATGGGCCCTGGAAATGATTCTTAGGGGTGTGGAGGCAGATATGGCGGAAAAAACCAACCCGACTCTATGA
- a CDS encoding DUF1016 N-terminal domain-containing protein, translated as MTFSRHLTQKYGRNFKEKNLRRTLQFAAKKIVVTLSRQLSWSHILVLLPLQSTEVKRFYAKLVKGSLAPTIIIFIFFL; from the coding sequence GTGACCTTTTCCAGGCATTTGACTCAGAAATATGGACGGAACTTCAAAGAGAAAAACCTTCGCCGGACGTTACAATTTGCTGCTAAGAAAATTGTCGTGACACTGTCACGACAATTGAGCTGGTCGCATATTCTCGTATTGCTACCGCTACAAAGCACAGAGGTAAAGCGCTTTTATGCCAAGTTGGTCAAGGGCTCATTGGCTCCAACAATTATAATTTTCATATTCTTTTTGTAA
- a CDS encoding cupin domain-containing protein, translating to MKVEKEVICLGHRIIPHQTSGSYDLIEGISAPGVPGPPPHYHSKYHEVFVVTEGALEFLIDGNPVTVKAGESIDIPANTLHTFTNQGESNCRYLNIHSPKGFLGLFETFGVDASEQHAFEKSVAPDVISRVLQRATDFDMHIIVS from the coding sequence ATGAAAGTTGAAAAAGAAGTTATTTGTCTGGGTCACAGAATTATACCACACCAAACAAGCGGAAGTTACGATCTGATTGAAGGCATATCTGCCCCGGGTGTACCCGGCCCACCCCCTCATTATCACAGCAAATACCATGAGGTGTTTGTGGTCACAGAAGGCGCGCTGGAATTTCTTATTGACGGCAATCCGGTGACGGTAAAAGCAGGGGAAAGTATAGACATTCCCGCCAATACGCTGCATACCTTCACCAATCAAGGAGAAAGTAATTGCCGTTATCTCAATATTCACAGCCCAAAGGGTTTTCTGGGACTGTTCGAAACTTTCGGTGTTGATGCCTCAGAACAGCATGCATTTGAAAAGTCAGTCGCACCCGATGTAATCAGTAGGGTACTTCAAAGGGCAACAGATTTTGATATGCATATTATTGTTAGTTAA